A single window of Thiomicrorhabdus immobilis DNA harbors:
- the ligA gene encoding NAD-dependent DNA ligase LigA, producing MSTITQVHLNELKQRIAELNYAYYVLDNPLISDAQYDELYRQLVEIEKHHPEWITPDSPTQRVGDKPLSHFESVTHAVPMFSLDNAFSQEDLMDFQRRVKERLNAQGEIEFSAEPKMDGLAINIRYEKGQLIQATTRGDGLVGEDVTHNIRTIHSVPLHLLGDGWPEILEVRGEVFMSKKVFNQLNSEYITRGEKPFANPRNAAAGTLRQLDPKIAAQRKLSLYLYGWGQISDDWQLPDTYDAAIACFKTWGLPTNPDAQVVKGAQGMSEYYEMLIEKRASMPYEIDGIVYKVNALNTHQRLGFTAKAPRWAIARKFPAEEVWTRLLDIEIQVGRTGALTPVARLEPVAVGGVVVSNATLHNQDEIERKDVRIGDMVIVRRAGDVIPEVVGPVLAQRPADVRQFVMPHFCPECGSEVVKETDKAVYRCTGGLYCPAQRKRALQHFVSRKAMDIVGLGDKLIEQLGALEIVKHPDDLYRLEVETLAAMERMASKSAQKVIDAIESSKQTTLARFVFALGIPEVGEVTAKNLAHHFLSLDAIQQADKEQLLEVADVGEIVAEHIVTFFQQPHNQEVIKGLLEAGIHWPTPEQKAVVEDSVFANKVVVLTGSLQQLSRTDAKQKLEAMGAKVTGSVSAKTDYVIAGEKAGSKLTKAEQLGISVLTEAEWIEMMGEMNG from the coding sequence ATGTCTACGATTACCCAAGTCCATTTAAACGAATTAAAACAACGTATTGCCGAACTCAATTACGCCTATTATGTCTTGGATAATCCGTTAATAAGTGATGCTCAATATGATGAGCTGTACCGGCAGCTTGTAGAGATTGAAAAACATCATCCTGAATGGATCACACCAGATTCACCTACACAGCGTGTTGGTGATAAGCCTTTATCGCATTTTGAGTCGGTCACCCATGCCGTACCGATGTTCTCTCTAGATAACGCGTTTTCTCAAGAAGATTTAATGGATTTTCAACGTCGTGTTAAAGAGCGTTTGAACGCACAGGGCGAGATTGAGTTTTCTGCCGAACCTAAAATGGATGGCTTGGCAATCAATATTCGTTACGAAAAAGGCCAGCTTATTCAAGCAACCACACGTGGGGATGGTTTGGTTGGTGAGGATGTGACCCATAACATTCGTACCATACATTCGGTACCTTTACATTTGCTTGGTGATGGTTGGCCAGAGATTCTAGAAGTGCGAGGTGAAGTCTTTATGTCTAAAAAAGTCTTTAACCAACTCAATTCAGAGTATATCACTCGAGGAGAAAAACCTTTTGCCAATCCTAGAAATGCAGCTGCGGGCACTTTACGCCAGCTAGACCCGAAAATTGCAGCGCAAAGGAAGCTCAGCTTATATCTTTATGGTTGGGGACAAATCAGTGATGATTGGCAACTTCCGGATACCTATGATGCCGCTATCGCTTGTTTCAAAACCTGGGGCTTACCAACAAACCCGGATGCTCAAGTGGTCAAGGGCGCTCAAGGTATGTCCGAATACTATGAAATGTTGATTGAAAAAAGAGCCTCGATGCCTTACGAGATTGATGGCATTGTCTATAAGGTAAATGCTTTAAACACCCACCAAAGATTAGGGTTTACCGCCAAAGCACCACGCTGGGCAATCGCCAGGAAGTTCCCAGCAGAAGAGGTTTGGACCCGATTGTTGGATATTGAAATCCAGGTGGGGAGAACCGGGGCGTTAACCCCTGTTGCCAGGCTTGAACCGGTAGCTGTTGGAGGGGTGGTTGTTTCTAATGCCACTTTACATAACCAGGATGAAATCGAGCGTAAGGACGTTCGTATTGGCGATATGGTTATTGTTAGACGAGCGGGGGATGTTATACCTGAAGTGGTTGGTCCGGTTTTGGCACAGCGTCCTGCCGATGTTAGGCAATTTGTCATGCCGCATTTTTGCCCTGAATGTGGTTCTGAGGTGGTTAAAGAGACTGATAAGGCGGTATACCGTTGCACTGGAGGGCTTTATTGTCCCGCACAACGTAAACGCGCTTTGCAACATTTTGTATCACGTAAAGCGATGGATATTGTTGGATTAGGTGATAAACTTATTGAGCAGTTGGGCGCATTGGAAATTGTGAAGCACCCTGATGACCTATATCGCTTGGAGGTTGAAACCTTGGCGGCAATGGAACGTATGGCGAGCAAGTCAGCCCAGAAGGTGATTGATGCGATTGAATCATCGAAACAAACCACTTTAGCACGGTTTGTGTTTGCTTTGGGTATTCCTGAAGTGGGTGAAGTGACCGCTAAAAATTTAGCCCACCACTTTTTAAGCTTGGATGCGATTCAGCAAGCCGATAAAGAACAATTGTTAGAAGTTGCTGATGTGGGTGAGATTGTTGCCGAGCATATTGTGACCTTCTTTCAGCAACCTCATAATCAAGAAGTGATTAAAGGTTTGCTTGAGGCGGGTATTCATTGGCCGACTCCAGAGCAAAAGGCGGTGGTTGAAGATTCTGTTTTTGCCAATAAAGTGGTGGTGTTGACAGGCTCTTTACAGCAGTTATCACGCACCGATGCAAAACAAAAATTAGAAGCTATGGGTGCCAAAGTCACCGGTAGTGTTTCCGCTAAAACCGACTACGTGATAGCCGGTGAAAAAGCGGGTTCCAAATTAACCAAAGCAGAACAACTTGGCATTTCTGTTTTAACTGAGGCAGAATGGATAGAAATGATGGGAGAGATGAATGGTTAG
- a CDS encoding cell division protein ZipA C-terminal FtsZ-binding domain-containing protein produces MNELQQVLLIFAVVVIAGLYFLSRSRQNAIKKNSKSHSHTHQDKVEANSHSSAVSTQDKDHNQQSNHHSEKAAEALKNLGNPHIPLSDATEKRITQSKGFSNTELKHEAVQQQTVHAPLSTYHLEAETDINHNQGVLSFGEEFDLPPQTTSVVESEQTAASSEMPNEVTTVSGQPIVGSTDENSNPTGGKHHVLVVDDPGMTGEIDENAVPADYVKPSFGIPEEELKTKKKMASTNKEPEVYVIMVLTTGQEFPMRAVNQALLGVGLTYSDQAIFVKNDNMGNPFIKVANMLEPGTFPVENLDAYATPGVALILELPTTVRAPAAMHDLIIMARKISQRLNGRLYNMERHLIKESDLQSMRDAALDYESEPIA; encoded by the coding sequence ATGAATGAATTACAACAAGTACTGTTAATTTTTGCAGTTGTTGTCATTGCTGGCTTGTATTTTTTAAGTCGTAGTCGTCAAAATGCGATAAAAAAGAACTCTAAATCTCACTCTCATACTCATCAAGACAAAGTTGAGGCGAATAGCCATTCATCTGCAGTCTCTACTCAAGATAAAGATCATAATCAGCAATCCAATCATCATTCTGAAAAAGCCGCTGAAGCCCTTAAGAATTTAGGGAATCCTCATATCCCGTTGTCGGATGCGACTGAAAAGCGTATTACCCAGAGCAAAGGTTTTTCCAATACCGAGCTTAAACATGAAGCAGTACAGCAACAAACTGTTCATGCACCATTGTCAACCTATCATCTTGAAGCCGAAACCGATATCAACCATAACCAAGGAGTGCTCTCTTTTGGAGAAGAGTTCGACTTGCCGCCACAAACCACTTCAGTAGTGGAGTCAGAACAGACAGCAGCTTCAAGTGAAATGCCAAATGAAGTTACGACGGTTAGTGGACAACCGATAGTGGGCAGTACGGATGAAAACTCAAATCCAACTGGCGGTAAGCATCATGTCTTAGTCGTAGATGATCCAGGTATGACCGGTGAAATAGACGAAAATGCCGTGCCTGCGGACTATGTAAAGCCTTCTTTTGGTATTCCTGAAGAGGAATTGAAAACCAAAAAGAAAATGGCTTCTACTAATAAAGAGCCTGAAGTTTATGTGATTATGGTTTTGACCACTGGTCAAGAGTTTCCGATGCGAGCCGTGAATCAAGCCTTATTAGGGGTGGGGTTAACCTATTCAGATCAGGCGATTTTTGTTAAAAACGACAATATGGGCAATCCATTCATTAAAGTAGCCAATATGCTTGAACCAGGGACATTCCCTGTAGAGAATTTGGATGCCTATGCAACGCCTGGTGTTGCTTTGATTTTGGAACTACCAACGACGGTCAGAGCGCCTGCGGCGATGCATGATTTAATCATTATGGCTCGTAAGATTTCTCAGCGTTTAAATGGGCGTTTATACAATATGGAACGCCATTTGATTAAAGAGTCTGATTTACAATCCATGCGTGATGCGGCTTTAGATTATGAGTCTGAACCGATTGCATAA
- a CDS encoding FGGY-family carbohydrate kinase: MNPQDKPPILEPSQPSLSDKKVILGIDIGTSGVRACIVEKNYPSSDSSENMLFEAHIEMPVAEIRSTNGLNTLEISQNPQIWIDTLESLLKKIGHNFPIKQITHLVLDATSSTVLLVDQSGHAYTDALMYNDAQSVLPAKVIAGLIEQSAEFSGAQGASSTLAKVATLLEQNPNLSKPIICHQIDFINHYLSGALNITDENNALKLGYNSIHQAWPNWIEKYLKTLNSTIQLPQVVKPGSFIAMIAPHIAERFGFRKNLKVMAGTTDSIAGFLASGASQIGDAVSSLGSTLAIKAISDKPLFDKRFGLYSHRLGNNWLVGGASNSGGRVLLNHYNLADLVHIVKSINNKDIEDFLKTPRQNYYPLSQAGERFPIADANLPPKMPKSPQCAVADIDGNQQCLQAHQTFLLNVLTGMTEIERLAYHKLVELHLPPVKKIFSVGGGTQNHVWMQLREKLIDAQFLHPEHQQAAYGVTKLID, encoded by the coding sequence ATGAACCCTCAAGACAAACCGCCTATTTTGGAGCCATCGCAACCGTCGTTGTCAGATAAGAAAGTCATCTTGGGAATCGATATCGGTACCTCTGGCGTTCGTGCTTGCATCGTTGAAAAAAACTACCCATCTTCCGATTCAAGTGAAAACATGTTATTTGAAGCGCACATTGAGATGCCGGTTGCAGAAATCCGTTCAACTAACGGTTTAAACACCCTCGAAATCTCTCAGAATCCGCAAATTTGGATAGACACCCTAGAAAGCTTACTTAAAAAAATCGGTCACAACTTCCCAATCAAACAAATAACGCATTTGGTATTGGATGCGACCTCTTCAACCGTTCTATTAGTGGACCAAAGCGGCCATGCTTACACTGACGCATTGATGTATAACGATGCCCAATCCGTTTTGCCCGCTAAGGTCATTGCCGGACTCATTGAACAATCCGCTGAATTTTCAGGTGCACAAGGTGCTTCAAGCACACTTGCTAAAGTGGCTACCCTGCTTGAACAGAATCCAAACCTCAGCAAACCGATTATTTGCCACCAAATCGACTTTATAAACCATTATCTATCCGGTGCATTGAACATCACGGATGAAAACAATGCCTTAAAGCTTGGCTATAATTCAATCCACCAGGCCTGGCCGAATTGGATTGAAAAGTATCTGAAAACCTTGAACTCGACCATACAACTCCCGCAAGTGGTCAAACCAGGCAGTTTTATAGCCATGATTGCACCTCATATTGCCGAACGATTCGGTTTCAGAAAAAACCTCAAAGTAATGGCTGGTACCACCGATAGCATTGCCGGTTTTTTAGCTTCAGGGGCATCGCAGATTGGCGATGCGGTATCTTCCTTAGGCTCGACACTTGCGATAAAAGCCATCTCAGACAAACCGCTGTTTGATAAACGTTTTGGTTTATACAGTCACCGTTTAGGCAATAACTGGTTGGTTGGTGGTGCCTCCAATTCAGGTGGACGGGTTTTATTAAACCATTACAATCTAGCGGATTTGGTTCATATCGTCAAAAGCATCAATAACAAAGACATTGAGGACTTTTTGAAAACCCCAAGGCAAAATTACTACCCACTTAGCCAAGCAGGAGAACGCTTTCCGATAGCGGATGCCAACCTCCCCCCCAAAATGCCAAAGTCACCGCAATGTGCGGTTGCCGACATTGATGGCAATCAGCAATGTTTGCAAGCACACCAAACCTTTTTATTGAATGTATTGACTGGAATGACCGAAATTGAACGCTTGGCTTATCATAAGCTGGTAGAACTCCATCTGCCGCCAGTCAAAAAGATTTTTAGTGTGGGCGGAGGAACCCAAAACCATGTTTGGATGCAGTTACGTGAAAAACTGATAGATGCCCAATTTTTGCACCCTGAACACCAACAAGCCGCCTATGGTGTGACTAAACTGATTGATTGA
- a CDS encoding HopJ type III effector protein has protein sequence MGTEIQTPGQLIEALNRGPVAFTTVMQVIDDNYEFTPTEFRNGNTVNQENTNNGSCKVFSFAQTHDLSQQATLNAFGDYYMVDVLQHPNNDDHQNIRNFIEFGWDGIDFTQQALIAK, from the coding sequence ATGGGAACTGAAATTCAAACACCAGGACAATTAATTGAAGCCCTTAACCGAGGGCCGGTTGCGTTTACGACAGTGATGCAAGTCATCGATGATAATTATGAATTCACACCAACAGAGTTTCGTAATGGCAATACCGTTAACCAAGAAAACACCAATAACGGCTCTTGCAAGGTATTCTCGTTTGCGCAAACGCATGACTTGTCGCAACAAGCGACTTTAAATGCCTTTGGTGATTATTATATGGTTGATGTATTACAACATCCAAACAATGATGACCACCAAAACATTCGTAATTTCATCGAATTCGGCTGGGATGGAATCGATTTTACTCAGCAAGCTTTAATTGCTAAATGA
- a CDS encoding HAD family hydrolase: MATLQALLFDVDGTLADTERDGHRPAFNMAFEEAGLDWNWDEALYGELLAVTGGKERIRFYLEKFNTTFEKPENFDDFVKGLHAAKTKFYTQLMAEGKIPLRPGVENLINEARAANMRMAVVTTTTPENVTALLENTLGADSESWFEVIAAGDIVPAKKPAPDIYDWALEQMNLTPADAIAFEDSSNGIQSSVAANLKTIITINEYTKEDDFSAADLVLDQMGEESNPFTVLAGDAHGHAFLSLDLVKKVHAA, translated from the coding sequence ATGGCTACATTACAAGCATTATTATTTGACGTTGACGGTACCTTAGCGGATACCGAACGTGATGGACACCGCCCAGCATTTAACATGGCTTTTGAAGAAGCGGGGTTGGATTGGAACTGGGATGAAGCGCTGTATGGTGAGTTATTAGCGGTTACCGGTGGTAAAGAGCGCATTCGTTTTTATTTAGAAAAATTCAATACGACTTTTGAAAAGCCTGAAAACTTTGATGATTTTGTCAAGGGATTGCATGCGGCTAAGACTAAGTTCTATACTCAATTGATGGCGGAAGGTAAAATTCCATTGCGTCCAGGTGTTGAAAATTTAATCAATGAAGCTAGAGCTGCAAACATGCGTATGGCTGTGGTTACTACTACTACACCAGAAAACGTAACGGCTTTACTTGAGAACACTTTGGGTGCAGATTCAGAAAGTTGGTTTGAAGTCATTGCTGCCGGTGATATTGTGCCAGCCAAGAAACCGGCTCCCGATATTTATGACTGGGCTTTAGAGCAAATGAATTTAACGCCTGCCGATGCAATTGCGTTTGAAGATTCTTCGAATGGCATCCAGTCTTCAGTAGCGGCCAATTTAAAGACTATCATTACCATTAATGAATACACTAAGGAAGATGACTTTAGCGCGGCCGATTTAGTGTTAGATCAAATGGGTGAAGAATCCAATCCATTTACGGTGTTGGCAGGTGACGCTCATGGGCATGCTTTCCTGAGTTTGGATTTGGTTAAAAAAGTTCATGCCGCTTAA
- the dksA gene encoding RNA polymerase-binding protein DksA, with protein sequence MENNIDFIENYPAYQPKEGEEYMSPQMLEHFKGKLLAWKTQLIEEANSTVSHLKKDSDTPADPNDRASQEEEFALELRTRDRERKLIAKIDKSLRDIESGEYGYCKMSGEEIGLGRMEARPTADLTVEMKRKQEIREKQGVA encoded by the coding sequence ATGGAAAACAATATCGACTTTATTGAAAACTATCCGGCTTATCAGCCTAAAGAAGGCGAAGAGTATATGAGCCCTCAAATGCTTGAGCATTTCAAAGGTAAATTGCTGGCATGGAAAACTCAATTAATTGAAGAAGCAAACAGCACAGTATCTCACCTTAAAAAAGATTCTGACACCCCTGCTGACCCGAATGATAGAGCGTCTCAAGAGGAAGAGTTTGCTTTAGAGCTTCGTACGCGTGATCGTGAGCGTAAACTTATTGCAAAAATCGATAAATCCTTAAGAGACATCGAATCTGGTGAATACGGTTACTGCAAAATGAGTGGCGAAGAGATTGGCTTAGGACGAATGGAAGCTCGTCCAACCGCTGACCTGACCGTTGAGATGAAGCGCAAACAAGAAATTCGTGAAAAACAAGGTGTCGCTTAA
- a CDS encoding bifunctional aminoglycoside phosphotransferase/ATP-binding protein: protein MNTADLIDTLLNPETYPHPVEVITTIETHISIVFLTGQYAYKLKKPVDFGFLNFSTIERRKQFCKLELSLNRRTAPQLYLGVDKIVKQANGYTILPIEENSDCLFPATNDTDRNAIDYLVKMKQFNPNNVLGRLLNDGCLDDQMISALTQQIARFHKSAQAVELSEEYGDPLIQLQPMLDNFPSLQAYFKEDGIEQQLAALQNWTNQQFAIHQNQLKERKQQGFVRACHGDLHLDNITLIDNQPVLFDGIEFNEYFRWIDVISDLAFLLIDLDYRKQYATSYKILSQYLSQTLDYNGLFLLNFYRVYRTMVRAKITALRAEQLPAKSLEQKHIEQTALNYIQQATAYTVIPKTAKCILLQGVSGSGKSHFANQLLEGLDGFNAIILSSDRIRKTIFGIDPQERVAGPEQKRLYSAEMNQKTYQALADYSAICLQLGFNVILDATFLKYSHRQAIYQVAESLSAESYLFSLKTTSETAEQSIQLRQQLNNNPSDASAEVMYNQLKHIELPLRHENALQLKVKDMRRVFPKDSIQEFLKLPIY from the coding sequence TTGAATACAGCTGACCTTATTGACACCCTGCTCAATCCAGAAACCTACCCTCATCCTGTTGAAGTTATCACAACGATTGAAACCCATATTTCTATTGTGTTTTTAACCGGACAATACGCCTATAAATTAAAAAAACCGGTTGATTTCGGGTTTTTGAACTTCTCCACCATTGAGCGTCGCAAACAATTTTGTAAGCTTGAACTCTCTTTAAACCGACGGACTGCTCCACAACTCTATCTAGGAGTAGATAAAATTGTTAAACAGGCTAACGGTTACACCATCTTACCGATTGAAGAAAACAGCGATTGCCTATTTCCAGCCACAAATGATACAGACCGTAACGCTATTGACTACCTAGTCAAAATGAAGCAATTCAACCCCAATAATGTATTGGGTCGTCTGCTGAATGACGGCTGTTTGGATGACCAGATGATTTCTGCTTTGACCCAGCAGATTGCTCGATTTCACAAATCCGCGCAAGCGGTTGAGTTATCTGAAGAATATGGCGACCCGCTTATTCAATTACAGCCGATGTTGGATAATTTTCCTTCTTTGCAGGCATATTTCAAAGAAGATGGAATCGAACAACAATTAGCAGCGTTGCAGAATTGGACAAACCAACAATTTGCAATCCATCAAAACCAACTCAAAGAACGTAAACAACAAGGCTTTGTTAGAGCGTGTCATGGAGATCTACACCTCGATAACATCACCTTGATCGACAATCAGCCGGTGTTGTTTGATGGTATTGAATTCAATGAATACTTTCGTTGGATAGACGTGATTAGCGATTTGGCCTTTCTGTTAATCGACCTTGATTATAGAAAACAATATGCAACCAGTTACAAGATTCTCTCCCAATACCTCAGTCAAACACTTGACTATAATGGATTGTTTTTATTGAATTTTTACCGAGTGTATCGCACCATGGTAAGAGCTAAAATCACCGCTTTGCGGGCAGAGCAGCTTCCTGCAAAAAGCTTAGAACAAAAGCATATAGAGCAAACCGCACTAAACTACATTCAACAAGCGACTGCCTATACCGTGATTCCAAAAACAGCTAAGTGTATTTTATTACAGGGTGTTTCGGGTTCTGGTAAAAGCCATTTTGCAAACCAACTATTAGAAGGGCTTGACGGATTTAATGCCATTATCTTGAGTTCGGACCGGATTCGTAAAACCATCTTTGGAATTGACCCCCAAGAACGTGTGGCGGGCCCAGAACAAAAACGACTCTACTCTGCTGAAATGAATCAGAAGACTTACCAAGCATTGGCGGATTACAGCGCCATCTGCTTACAACTTGGATTTAATGTCATACTGGATGCCACCTTCTTAAAATACTCTCATCGTCAAGCCATCTATCAGGTGGCTGAGTCATTGTCTGCAGAGAGCTATTTATTTTCCCTTAAAACTACCAGCGAAACGGCCGAGCAATCTATTCAGTTACGACAACAACTCAATAACAACCCTTCCGATGCCAGTGCTGAGGTGATGTACAATCAACTCAAACATATCGAACTCCCTTTACGTCATGAGAATGCTTTACAGCTTAAAGTCAAAGATATGCGCCGTGTTTTTCCAAAAGATTCTATTCAAGAATTCTTGAAATTGCCGATATATTAG
- the msrA gene encoding peptide-methionine (S)-S-oxide reductase MsrA, translating into MSIETLMIGAGCFWGVELDFSQQQGVIDTAVGYAGGHTDSPTYEEVCRKETMHAEVVLMHFDNQKTTRQILLNHFFAMHNPTTLNQQGPDRGTQYRSVIFYDNQAEKDLAELVMSQQQAGFSQPIVTTLEPMAKFWRAEEYHQQYFKKRGISQGCH; encoded by the coding sequence ATGAGTATTGAAACCTTAATGATCGGAGCAGGGTGCTTCTGGGGTGTTGAGCTGGATTTTTCCCAACAACAGGGTGTCATTGACACGGCGGTGGGTTATGCCGGCGGTCATACCGATTCACCGACTTATGAGGAGGTTTGCCGCAAAGAGACTATGCATGCTGAAGTGGTTTTAATGCATTTCGATAATCAAAAGACGACGAGACAAATCTTGCTCAATCACTTTTTTGCGATGCATAACCCAACTACCTTGAACCAACAAGGGCCTGACCGAGGAACACAATATCGTTCGGTGATTTTTTATGACAACCAAGCTGAAAAGGATTTAGCGGAGTTGGTGATGAGTCAGCAACAAGCTGGTTTTAGTCAGCCAATTGTGACCACTTTGGAGCCTATGGCCAAGTTTTGGCGGGCGGAAGAATACCATCAGCAGTACTTTAAAAAGCGGGGGATTTCCCAAGGTTGCCATTAA
- a CDS encoding YqiA/YcfP family alpha/beta fold hydrolase, with product MQDCIGVYLHGFLSSGNSEKGQWLKAKVQQEHLLGNTPVFSEIYTPTYPIKSPEASVTEIERCLLNAQQKSNNIILLGSSMGGFYAQYFGQKYHIPYIMINPALNPTPIFKQSLGCHTNPATGESFCIDEEYINALQIYAVKELNQDIAALMLLDTDDEVVDVDLALQQYGQKENQGSGSRFKSVIFSGGDHRFIHMPQAWEDIQSFVKGC from the coding sequence ATGCAGGACTGTATTGGAGTCTATCTACATGGGTTTTTAAGTAGCGGTAACAGCGAAAAGGGTCAGTGGTTAAAAGCGAAAGTGCAGCAAGAGCATTTACTTGGCAATACACCGGTTTTCAGCGAGATTTACACACCGACCTATCCCATAAAATCACCTGAGGCCAGTGTGACAGAAATCGAACGTTGTTTGTTGAATGCACAGCAGAAATCGAACAATATCATTTTGTTAGGATCCTCTATGGGAGGGTTTTATGCCCAGTATTTCGGCCAGAAATATCATATTCCTTATATTATGATCAATCCTGCCTTGAATCCGACACCCATTTTTAAACAAAGTTTAGGTTGTCATACCAATCCGGCTACGGGTGAATCCTTCTGTATTGATGAAGAGTACATCAACGCATTACAAATTTATGCGGTTAAAGAACTCAATCAGGATATTGCTGCATTGATGCTCTTGGATACCGATGATGAAGTGGTTGATGTCGACTTGGCATTACAACAATATGGGCAAAAAGAAAACCAGGGTAGTGGTTCCCGCTTCAAATCGGTGATTTTTTCTGGAGGAGACCATCGATTCATACATATGCCACAGGCCTGGGAAGATATACAATCTTTTGTCAAAGGGTGCTGA